Proteins encoded in a region of the Rutidosis leptorrhynchoides isolate AG116_Rl617_1_P2 chromosome 9, CSIRO_AGI_Rlap_v1, whole genome shotgun sequence genome:
- the LOC139866658 gene encoding uncharacterized protein, whose protein sequence is MMSRGTRAMVFVLAMVLLTVRGQHSEARVTIENGVKSMVYLSPKIMQHPGSVSNKFYYDIEFPKGHIAIKSFNAEVVDETGSPVSLQETYLHHWVAVRYYQRKGVKNIKYNGNLGFHQSEYIIAGNDGVCNHGLSQFFGLGSETRKTSTYVPDPYGIEVGNPLEVPVGYEEKWLFNIHAIDTRGAVDVMGCTECRCKLYNVTYDEYGRPLNPNYKGGLFCCYDGTQCKVTNELESVTRNLYLKYTVKWVDWSESIVPVKVFIFDVTDTWQKTGIHDCLIEYKVEQSTTTNDYTSTRRSSVSFPSAGDVVYGAAHLHSGGIGSALYGEDGRIICSSKPIYGEGNSAGDEAGYIVGMTTCYPEPGSVKITEGEILTLESNYSSEKSHTGVMGLFYILVADSSLTMNHHVQIREETIVPVFVWGLAAFGLAILAAVVVAYRSRKRNEDGYMSIAT, encoded by the exons ATGATGTCGCGTGGTACTCGAGCTATGGTGTTCGTATTGGCTATGGTGTTATTAACAGTACGTGGTCAACATTCTGAAGCTCGCGTAACAATCGAAAACGGGGTAAAATCGATGGTGTATTTATCACCCAAAATAATGCAACATCCGGGTTCTGTTTCAAACAAATTCTATTATGATATCGAGTTCCCAAAAGGTCATATTGCTATAAAAAGTTTCAATGCTGAAGTTGTTGATGAAACAGGGTCCCCTGTTTCTCTTCAAGAAACTTATCTTCATCATTGGGTTGCAGTTAGATACTACCAACGTAAAGGCGTTAAAAACATTAAGTATAACGGTAATTTAGGGTTTCACCAATCGGAATACATTATTGCTGGGAATGATGGTGTATGCAATCATGGTCTTTCTCAGTTTTTCGGATTAGGATCTGAAACACGAAAAACGTCCACATATGTTCCCGACCCGTATGGAATCGAAGTTGGTAATCCACTTGAAGTTCCTGTTGGGTATGAAGAGAAATGGTTGTTTAATATTCACGCGATTGATACTCGGGGTGCAGTAGATGTTATGGGATGTACAGAATGCAG ATGTAAGCTATATAATGTGACGTATGATGAATATGGTCGCCCCTTGAACCCAAATTACAAAGGAGGGTTATTCTGTTGCTACGATGGAACGCAATGCAAAGTGACAAATGAACTAGAAAGTGTTACAAGGAACCTTTACTTGAAGTACACAGTTAAATGGGTTGATTGGAGTGAATCCATTGTACCTGTTAAAGTCTTCATATTTGACGTCACCGATACTTGGCAAAAGACTGGAATCCATGATTGTCTG ATCGAGTATAAGGTTGAACAATCTACCACTACGAATGACTATACAAGCACCAGAAGGTCAAGTGTAAGTTTCCCAAGTGCAGGTGATGTCGTTTATGGTGCAGCACATCTGCACAGCGGTGGAATCGGGTCTGCACTATACGGGGAG GATGGGCGGATTATTTGCTCTTCTAAACCTATTTACGGAGAAGGAAACAGTGCAGGAGATGAAGCTGGTTACATTGTAGGAATGACCACATGTTATCCTGAACCAGGTTCTGTAAAAATAACCGAAGGTGAAATTTTAACGTTGGAGTCTAATTACAGCAGCGAAAAGAGTCATACAGGAGTCATGGGGCTCTTCTATATTCTTGTTGCAGACTCATCTTTAACCATGAACCATCATGTTCAA ATTCGTGAAGAAACTATAGTACCAGTCTTCGTTTGGGGTTTAGCTGCGTTTGGACTTGCAATTTTAGCTGCAGTCGTAGTTGCTTATCGAAGTAGAAAGCGAAACGAGGATGGATACATGTCTATTGCAACTTAA